The DNA sequence acctttatttttttaatactgtataaacagccttcacttatcgttgcagaagaacggcacctccgagttagaaatcgagcaagagaattatcaccagagaggtagggttgtggtattgagagagaggatgttgtatttagatgatccaaaaccctacaatgtatatgggtatttatagatgcagagagacttgtgtgccataattaaataatctgaaacaaaatcagattaaaactttcaagttactatattccataaataatttgaaacaaaatcagattctgaaacttgtttctaatatacccgaaactaaaaaaaggtagttctaatttttaatatttttcatccaaaaatttaagaaaattagaaaaattaaacagagcgatgtgagaggcgccacctacacgcccctcgcttctcctttaaaaatcgagcaagagaactatcactaGAGAGAGGTAGGTTtttggtattgagagagaggaggttgtgtttagatgatccaaaatcctacaatctgtaggggtatttataggtgcagagagacttgtgtgctactctttcccataattaaataatctgaaacaaaatcagattaaaactttcaagttattatattccataaataatttgaaacaaaatcagattctgaaactttcttctaatatacccgaaactaaaaaagacagttctaatttttgatatttttcatccaaaaattcaagaaaattagaaaaatacaacggagcgatgtgaggggcgacacctacacgcccctcgcttctcctttatataagtatattgatgattattaaaaataggagatattatcttaatatgatAAAAGTTGATATGAAACCTTGTTACAAGTCGCCCGCAAgagttggttcagctggttaaataGAGGACTTAGTATCTTCTTGGTCACATGTTCAATAGAGGACTTAGTATCTTCTTGGTCACATGTTCGACTCCTGAAGAGAGCGttatttgtgattatgcctcctgggcCTGGTTCGGCCATACTTTTTAtatttctcaaaatttcaaaagcGGAGTAATAAgaagtataatttttatttactttttcaccatatctaaataatttttgttcCAACCAGTCATGAACATCCTCAAACATAAGTCATGATAAACTCAACTAAAATTACGAACACATAAAAGATGAAGATGATAtgtatatcactaataaaatcatttttgtcCTTTATCCAATGCTTCAATAATTTCGAAATATGATGATATGGAATTTATATAATCGTCAATATGGCATATATATTTGGCATGGCATGTATATCTATAAAATCGATATAAGAATGATGGAACAATTTATTGTCATTTATTCATCAAGAAGTTCATAGACAAATAGATGATTAATTGATCCAATCACATTACATGAttgattatttttcattttatcttCTTCTTACAAATATTTTGGTTATAGATTTTACACCATGTGGGTCATATCTTGAATTTCAGAAATCGAATTTGGACGATTTTGGAGTTCACATAAAACTCATAGAATTCTTTTTAATTCGGAGATAGTTCAAAagcaaaatttaaatgaaaaggCCTGTAAATTATGTGAAAAAGTAGCGGGGAATTTTGATATAGAATTTTATTTAGTTCTGAAATCCTAttcatatattgatttaaaatatcaaataaaacttTTATCACGAGAAATAACTAGATTttgattatcattatatattattgGACTAGCAAATATTATTAGGATTAGACATAGAGAGTTATTGAGGAAGATTATAACTTTTTTGGATGTAACAACCAATCAATTCTACATGCATGTTTCGAagaattatttttacatatttagAATCAAGAAAAGATTATATAAATGAAATGAGTTATTTTTAGAAACACCATATTTgatcattatataaattttaaacatgaaTTTTGCATATCTCGGTAAATGTGTATCAAATTTTCACATAATTATCGAGTTCCAATAACATGTAGTTTATTGAtcatgtcaaaaaaaataatgtgatgtaagattttattttgcaagtctacaagtaattttgatgttatatgacaTTCCTTATAACACTCATGGTATGATACTTTAGTTTTATTCTTTGAAATTCAGTTCgtaattttcaaataatgttATTTAGTAAATTACTAACATGAACCGAAAATGATAAGCAAatcaattataaatatcaataattgaatataaattttaatactagAATTGAATACACGtatatatttattgatattttaataagaTATCAATTGAAAATTtagaacaaatataaataatataaaaataaatttaattaaattaaagattTGTGCTACAtctaaatattgaaaatattttgcCACACATAAGTCCATGAATATGTTTGTCTACATCGAAATGTATGTTTGTATAATAAGATAGAAGttggtttaaaattaaaattaagtcagaaaatcaaaaataaatttaagatatttttttcagtaaattaattttttaaattattttttgataaaaattactcataataTATAAGCTACTCaaatatcaatttattttttattattatatttttaataactcgtAATTCATTGAGAGGTGAAAATTAAGGCCAATTCTTTTTGAACCCGAAAGTTGAAACGGGTCATAAAATCACCCCCTCTAGTAATTTAAAAAACAGAGCTCTTAAACCTCTCTTACTCCTAGGCATCTCCACTAAAccctaacacacacacacacaaactcaCTTGCACATTATTACATTCTCAATTCTCAACACATACATACACGTGTGTgtctatacatacatatacaaagCTATGAATAGATATATGTTCGTTTGTTATACTAGAAATGAAGTGTTGCATTGAAGCTGTTtgtgtttttgccaaaaccatGTTAGTTTTTCTCCGCACCCTTTTCAGCATTTCTCGTAAAACCCCGCGTTGCGTAAGCGTGAGAATTTTAACTAATTCAGCTTCTTTGAGTCACATTTGTATGAGTAATAGCATTTCTTGTGGTGTCCCTGATCATTACAGTTCACATTATGTTTTGCCTTGTTTAGTTGTTTCGGTTACGAGTTATTTGTGCTTGTTTAGGCAGAATTATGTGACCGAGGTGAAATGTGATGAGGGGTTGGAGGAAGGGGTGATTTTTAGGATTGTTCGGGAAGGAAGGTGGGATGATGATAGGATTGTTAGGTTGTTTGAATCGGGATTAGGGTCGGTTAGTGTTGAGAGGGTTTATGTGGAATTGAAGAGGGAACCGGGGTTGGCGTTGAAGTTGTTTAAATGGGCGGAGAGGCGGAATGGGTTTAGTCATTCTACGGAAAgcttttgtattttaattcaCATATTGTTTTGTTCTTTAATGTATGTTGATGCTCATGATTTGATGAAAGAGTTGGCAAGTTCAAATAGGGTAGTGCCAGCgtctgatatttttgatatcttGTGGTCATCTAGGAATGTTTGCACTCCAGGATTTGGAGTTTTTGACATGTTGTTTAGTGTGTTGGTTGAGTTGGGTATGTTCGAGGAGGCAACTGACTGTTTTTCAAAAATGAAAAGATTTAGAGTTCTTCCGAAAGCACGGTCTTGTAATTCTCTTTTGCACAGGCTTACAAAATCGGGCAGGGAAAATGATTCTAGAAATTTTTTCAAGGAGATGTTCGGGGCTGGAATTGCCCCATcagtatttacatataatataatgattGATTACTTATGTAAGGAGGGGGACTTGAAGTCTGCTAATATACTGCTTTCTAATATGAAAAAGTTGGGTATTACGCCTGATACTTTTACTTATAATTCTTTAATAGACGGGCATGGTAAGATTGGGCAGTTAGATGATTCAGTTTGTTTATGTGAAGAGATGAAGGAATATGGAGTTTATCCGGATGTAGTGACCTACAAcattttgattaattgtttctgtaaatatgataaattgCCTCAGGCTTTCAAGTTTCTTCAAGAAATGAAGGAGAATGGGTTGGAACCGAATGTTGTTACTTATAGTACATTTATTGATGCCTTCTGCAAGGAGGCAATGATGCAAGAGGCCATCAAGTTTTTTATTGATATGAGGCGTCTTGGCCTTACTCCTAATGAATATACTTATACTTCTCTAGTTGATGCCAATTTTAAAGCGGGTAATGTTGGCGAGGCTGTGAAACTGGTCAAGGAAATGTTAGAAGCTGGCTTCAGTATGAACATTGTTACCTACACGGCGTTGCTTGATGGTTTTTGTGAAGAAGGAAGGATGGAAGAAGCTGAGGAAGTACTCAAAAGTATGCCTGAGGCTGAGGTAACTCCAAACCTTACGATCTACACTGCACTCATACATGGCTATATTAAAGCCCAGAGAATTGGTGATGCTGTGAATATATGGCAAGAAATGAAAGATAAAAACATTGTACCAGATCAGATGCTGTGTGGTACGATCGTTTGGGGTCTTTGTAAAGAAGAGAGACTTGAAGAAGCTACACTTATATTGGGTGAAATGAAGGAATGTAATATACAAGCAAATGATGTGATATACACAACTCTTATTGATGGTTATTTCAAGGCTggaaaaacaaaagaagcaCTCATTTTACTTGAACAAATGCAAGAGTTAGGCATTGACCCCACAATTGTAACATACTGTGTACTAATTGATGGTTTATGCAAATCTGGGTCAGTGGATATGGCAATTGATCATTTTGGAAAGATGCAAGAAATGGGTATGATTCCTAACGTCGTGGTATATACAGCTCTGATTGACGGGCTCTGTAAAGCTAAACGGGTAGAAAGTGCTAAAATGCTATTCGATGTAATGGGATGCAAGGGTATGCTTCCAGATAAAGTTGCATACACATCTTTAATAGATGGATACATGAAGGATGGAAATATTGAAGAAGCATTGAATTTTCGGGACTTGATGCTCGAAGTAGGTATGCAGCCTGATCTGTACACCTACACTACTCTAATTTCTGGACTCTTGAAGGCGGGTCACGTACAGCAAGCTAGGGACTTGCTTGATGAAATGATTATGAAGGGTATAACTCCTGATGAGGTTGTTTATGGTTGTTTAGTAAGAAAGTATTGTGATCTTGGTGACATGGATGAAGCTCAAAAATTGCAAACCGAAATGGTTAGAAGTAACCTTATTAGTGGCACAAGTCACTTTTCCGTTCCGTGTGTAAAAACTTGAAGCTGTAAAATTTGTTGTTTATCCTTCTCTTGGTATCCTTCAGAAATGTGACTTAAAAGGACCCCCATCCTTTGTTAATAGGATGGTGTTATATCTTCTGGTGGTTCAGTGTTGACTATTTCTTGGGCCTTGGTTTCTTATGGAAAGGAAGTACCTATGACATCAAATGCAATCCGTTCTATGTTTGGGTATTTATCATAGGCGGCGAGGAACTGGGAGCTCTGTTTTTCTTGACAAACTACATCAAATCTCAATTCTGGACAAACTCaggtgaaaaataatttttgaaaaatgatgTTGTCGCTATAGCGTAAATAGACACTGGACTATCCTAAATTTCTGTTACG is a window from the Daucus carota subsp. sativus chromosome 8, DH1 v3.0, whole genome shotgun sequence genome containing:
- the LOC108197421 gene encoding putative pentatricopeptide repeat-containing protein At2g02150 codes for the protein MKCCIEAVCVFAKTMLVFLRTLFSISRKTPRCVSVRILTNSASLSHICMSNSISCGVPDHYSSHYVLPCLVVSVTSYLCLFRQNYVTEVKCDEGLEEGVIFRIVREGRWDDDRIVRLFESGLGSVSVERVYVELKREPGLALKLFKWAERRNGFSHSTESFCILIHILFCSLMYVDAHDLMKELASSNRVVPASDIFDILWSSRNVCTPGFGVFDMLFSVLVELGMFEEATDCFSKMKRFRVLPKARSCNSLLHRLTKSGRENDSRNFFKEMFGAGIAPSVFTYNIMIDYLCKEGDLKSANILLSNMKKLGITPDTFTYNSLIDGHGKIGQLDDSVCLCEEMKEYGVYPDVVTYNILINCFCKYDKLPQAFKFLQEMKENGLEPNVVTYSTFIDAFCKEAMMQEAIKFFIDMRRLGLTPNEYTYTSLVDANFKAGNVGEAVKLVKEMLEAGFSMNIVTYTALLDGFCEEGRMEEAEEVLKSMPEAEVTPNLTIYTALIHGYIKAQRIGDAVNIWQEMKDKNIVPDQMLCGTIVWGLCKEERLEEATLILGEMKECNIQANDVIYTTLIDGYFKAGKTKEALILLEQMQELGIDPTIVTYCVLIDGLCKSGSVDMAIDHFGKMQEMGMIPNVVVYTALIDGLCKAKRVESAKMLFDVMGCKGMLPDKVAYTSLIDGYMKDGNIEEALNFRDLMLEVGMQPDLYTYTTLISGLLKAGHVQQARDLLDEMIMKGITPDEVVYGCLVRKYCDLGDMDEAQKLQTEMVRSNLISGTSHFSVPCVKT